One Fusobacterium russii ATCC 25533 genomic region harbors:
- a CDS encoding DUF1858 domain-containing protein gives MVTRDMNIMEVVEKYPVAVEVFQRHGLGCVGCMIASGETLGEGIEAHGLDVKLILDEINALIQK, from the coding sequence ATGGTAACAAGAGATATGAATATAATGGAAGTAGTAGAAAAATATCCTGTGGCAGTAGAAGTGTTTCAAAGACACGGTCTTGGATGTGTAGGATGTATGATAGCTTCTGGTGAAACTTTAGGAGAAGGTATAGAAGCTCATGGTTTAGATGTTAAATTAATTTTAGATGAAATAAATGCATTAATCCAAAAATAA